From the genome of Streptomyces sp. NBC_01116, one region includes:
- a CDS encoding cation:proton antiporter, with amino-acid sequence MGGAFLAAAVLARLGGRIGLPTIPLFILAGILLGPHTPGYTLLKNPHDLEMLSALGLVLLLFYLGLEFHMDDLKTGGRKMAIAGGTYLLLNVGAGLAFGFALGWGTAEALVLAGVLGISSSAIVTKILVDLGRIGNPETRPILGIIVVEDIFLALYLAALQPILSGADSLSAALIDGGKAFGFLLLLALAARFGTKLIGKLMNTKDDELLVISFLGVAVFVAGVSEMFGVADAIGAFMVGLMLGSTSSADRILKLVHPLRDAFGAIFFFAFGLSIDPGDLPSVLWPVLAAVVLTLAMNIAAGLAAAKVYSFGAQATSNIATTLVARGEFALILATMAAAAGLDERLSPFIAGYVLLLAVLAPLAAGRSHWLARVLPGGRRKDDDDQDRKQVPVSV; translated from the coding sequence ATGGGCGGCGCCTTCCTGGCCGCTGCCGTCCTCGCCCGCCTCGGCGGCCGCATCGGGCTGCCGACGATCCCCCTGTTCATCCTGGCCGGGATCCTCCTGGGCCCGCACACGCCCGGATACACGCTCCTGAAGAACCCGCACGACCTGGAGATGCTCTCCGCGCTGGGACTCGTCCTCCTGCTCTTCTACCTGGGGCTCGAGTTCCACATGGACGACCTCAAGACGGGCGGCCGGAAGATGGCCATCGCCGGCGGGACGTATCTCCTGCTGAACGTCGGCGCCGGTCTCGCCTTCGGCTTCGCGCTGGGCTGGGGCACGGCGGAGGCGCTGGTCCTCGCCGGTGTCCTCGGCATCTCCTCGTCCGCGATCGTCACCAAGATCCTGGTGGACCTCGGGCGCATCGGGAATCCGGAGACCCGGCCGATCCTCGGCATCATCGTCGTCGAGGACATCTTCCTCGCCCTGTACCTCGCCGCGCTCCAGCCGATCCTGTCCGGTGCGGACAGCCTCTCGGCCGCGCTGATCGACGGCGGCAAGGCCTTCGGCTTCCTGCTGCTGCTCGCCCTGGCGGCCCGGTTCGGCACGAAGCTCATCGGCAAGCTCATGAACACCAAGGACGACGAGCTGCTCGTCATCTCCTTCCTGGGTGTCGCCGTCTTCGTCGCCGGTGTCTCCGAGATGTTCGGCGTCGCCGACGCGATCGGCGCCTTCATGGTCGGCCTGATGCTCGGCTCCACCTCGTCCGCCGACCGCATCCTGAAGCTGGTCCACCCGCTCCGCGACGCGTTCGGCGCGATCTTCTTCTTCGCCTTCGGCCTCTCCATCGACCCGGGTGACCTCCCGAGCGTGCTGTGGCCGGTGCTGGCCGCCGTGGTGCTGACACTCGCCATGAACATCGCGGCCGGGCTCGCGGCGGCGAAGGTGTACTCCTTCGGCGCGCAGGCCACGTCCAACATCGCCACCACCCTGGTCGCCCGCGGAGAGTTCGCGCTCATCCTGGCCACGATGGCGGCGGCCGCCGGACTGGACGAGCGGCTCTCGCCGTTCATCGCCGGTTACGTCCTCCTGCTCGCCGTCCTCGCGCCGCTGGCCGCCGGACGCTCCCACTGGCTGGCCCGCGTCCTGCCGGGCGGCCGCAGGAAGGACGACGACGACCAGGACCGGAAACAGGTACCGGTGTCGGTCTGA
- the tig gene encoding trigger factor — protein sequence MKSAVETLNPTRVRLSIEVPFEELKDSLDAAYKKINQQVTVKGFRKGKIPARVIDQRFGRGAVLEEAVNDALPKFYTEAVNEGELNVLGQPEVDITELKDGELLAFTAEVDVRPEIEIPDYSGIEVTVDALEVTDEEVEKAVEQLRERFAATNPVERAAADGDVVTIDLQAKVDGEVLEDGVADGVSYTIGSGELLDGIDEAVTGLEAGGEATFTSELKGGSAEGKAAEVTVKVTAVAARELPELDDDFAQMASEFDTLEELKADSRKRLETTKQYDQATQAQERVLEELLKLAEVPIPEKLLADEVQTRKHNLEHHQLGQMGLDLEKYLEIQGKTLEEFENETSEQAIKGIKTQFILDELVNKEKLNVNQEELTEHLMRRAASSGMSPDQFAQAVVEGGQVPMLVGEVARGKALAVVVEAAKVVDTNGEVVDLEDEEEAAEATAETTEAPTEAATEDKAEDKAEEKNEA from the coding sequence GTGAAGAGCGCCGTGGAGACCCTGAACCCGACTCGGGTTCGGCTCAGCATCGAGGTGCCCTTCGAGGAGCTCAAGGACAGCCTCGACGCGGCGTACAAGAAGATCAACCAGCAGGTCACGGTGAAGGGCTTCCGCAAGGGCAAGATCCCCGCCCGGGTCATCGACCAGCGGTTCGGCCGCGGTGCGGTGCTGGAGGAGGCCGTCAACGACGCCCTCCCGAAGTTCTACACCGAGGCGGTCAACGAGGGTGAGCTGAACGTCCTCGGCCAGCCCGAGGTCGACATCACCGAGCTGAAGGACGGCGAGCTGCTGGCCTTCACCGCCGAGGTTGACGTACGCCCCGAGATCGAGATCCCGGACTACTCCGGCATCGAGGTCACCGTCGACGCCCTCGAGGTCACCGACGAAGAGGTCGAGAAGGCCGTGGAGCAGCTCCGCGAGCGCTTCGCCGCCACCAACCCGGTCGAGCGCGCCGCCGCCGACGGCGACGTCGTCACGATCGACCTGCAGGCCAAGGTCGACGGCGAGGTCCTGGAGGACGGCGTCGCCGACGGTGTCTCGTACACCATCGGTTCCGGCGAGCTCCTCGACGGCATCGACGAGGCCGTGACCGGCCTGGAGGCCGGTGGCGAGGCCACCTTCACCTCCGAGCTGAAGGGCGGCTCCGCCGAGGGCAAGGCCGCGGAGGTCACCGTCAAGGTCACCGCCGTCGCCGCCCGTGAGCTCCCCGAGCTGGACGACGACTTCGCCCAGATGGCCAGCGAGTTCGACACGCTGGAGGAGCTGAAGGCGGACAGCCGCAAGCGCCTGGAGACCACCAAGCAGTACGACCAGGCCACCCAGGCCCAGGAGCGCGTCCTGGAGGAGCTGCTGAAGCTCGCCGAGGTCCCGATCCCGGAGAAGCTGCTCGCGGACGAGGTCCAGACCCGCAAGCACAACCTGGAGCACCACCAGCTCGGTCAGATGGGTCTCGACCTCGAGAAGTACCTCGAGATCCAGGGCAAGACCCTGGAGGAGTTCGAGAACGAGACCTCCGAGCAGGCCATCAAGGGCATCAAGACCCAGTTCATCCTGGACGAGCTCGTCAACAAGGAGAAGCTGAACGTCAACCAGGAGGAGCTCACCGAGCACCTCATGCGGCGTGCTGCCTCCTCCGGCATGAGCCCCGACCAGTTCGCCCAGGCCGTCGTCGAGGGTGGCCAGGTGCCGATGCTCGTCGGCGAGGTCGCCCGCGGCAAGGCGCTCGCCGTCGTCGTCGAGGCCGCCAAGGTCGTCGACACCAACGGTGAGGTCGTCGACCTGGAGGACGAGGAAGAGGCCGCCGAGGCCACCGCCGAGACCACGGAGGCGCCCACCGAGGCCGCCACCGAGGACAAGGCGGAGGACAAGGCCGAGGAGAAGAACGAGGCCTGA
- a CDS encoding ribose-5-phosphate isomerase, translated as MRVYLGSDHAGYELKNHLVEWLGAHGHEAVDCGPHIYDAQDDYPPFCLRAAEKTAADPDSLGIVIGGSGNGEQIAANKVKGVRAALAWSEQTAALGREHNDANVVAIGGRMHTVEESTKFVEIFLATPYSNEERHTRRIEMLAAYETTGELPPIPAHHPQQG; from the coding sequence ATGCGCGTGTACCTCGGATCCGACCATGCCGGCTACGAACTCAAGAACCACCTCGTCGAGTGGCTCGGCGCCCACGGCCACGAGGCCGTCGACTGCGGCCCCCACATCTACGACGCCCAGGACGACTACCCGCCGTTCTGCCTGCGTGCCGCCGAGAAGACGGCCGCCGACCCGGACAGCCTCGGCATCGTGATCGGCGGCTCCGGCAACGGCGAGCAGATCGCCGCCAACAAGGTCAAGGGCGTCCGCGCCGCACTGGCCTGGAGCGAGCAGACCGCCGCGCTCGGCCGCGAGCACAACGACGCCAACGTCGTCGCCATCGGCGGCCGGATGCACACGGTCGAGGAGTCCACGAAGTTCGTCGAGATCTTCCTCGCCACGCCGTACTCGAACGAGGAGCGCCACACGCGCCGCATCGAGATGCTCGCCGCCTACGAGACCACCGGCGAGCTCCCCCCGATCCCCGCCCACCACCCGCAGCAGGGCTGA
- a CDS encoding Fpg/Nei family DNA glycosylase, whose amino-acid sequence MPEGHTIRRLADDHAERFAGAPVRVSSPQGKFSDSAALLDGRTLTATDAHGKHLFLGFGDTGWVHIHLGLFGKLGFGAAPPPPPTDTVRLRLVNADHHADLRGPTTCALITGPEKRAIHERLGPDPLRGDEDGERAWQRISRSRTTVAALLMDQKVIAGVGNVYRAEVLFRHGIDPYRAGRDLARAEWDTIWADLGELMREGVRNNRIDTVRPEHLPEAMGRPPREDDHGGEVYVYRRANLPCHICGTEIRTADLVSRNLFWCPRCQPPGPSVD is encoded by the coding sequence GTGCCCGAGGGACACACCATCCGCCGCCTCGCCGACGACCACGCCGAACGGTTCGCGGGCGCGCCGGTACGGGTGAGCAGCCCGCAGGGCAAGTTCTCCGACAGCGCGGCCCTCCTCGACGGGCGGACCCTCACCGCCACCGACGCCCACGGCAAGCACCTCTTCCTCGGCTTCGGCGACACCGGCTGGGTCCACATCCACCTCGGCCTCTTCGGCAAGCTCGGCTTCGGCGCCGCCCCGCCCCCGCCGCCCACCGACACCGTCCGGCTCCGGCTGGTCAACGCCGACCACCACGCGGATCTGCGCGGCCCCACCACCTGCGCCCTGATCACCGGGCCCGAGAAGCGCGCGATACACGAACGCCTGGGCCCGGACCCGCTGCGCGGCGACGAGGACGGCGAACGCGCCTGGCAGCGGATCTCCCGCAGCCGCACCACCGTCGCCGCCCTGCTGATGGACCAGAAGGTCATCGCGGGCGTCGGCAACGTCTACCGCGCCGAGGTCCTCTTCCGCCACGGCATCGACCCGTACCGCGCGGGCAGGGACCTCGCCCGCGCCGAGTGGGACACGATCTGGGCGGACCTGGGAGAGCTGATGCGCGAGGGCGTGCGGAACAACCGGATCGACACCGTCCGCCCCGAGCACCTCCCCGAGGCCATGGGCCGCCCGCCCCGCGAGGACGACCACGGCGGCGAGGTCTACGTCTACCGCCGCGCGAACCTCCCCTGCCACATCTGCGGTACGGAGATCCGCACCGCGGACCTGGTCTCCCGCAACCTCTTCTGGTGCCCCCGGTGCCAGCCCCCCGGGCCCTCCGTCGACTGA
- a CDS encoding biotin transporter BioY — MSTAAAPVRSGAVLADLLPAARHRYAVDAALVLGGAALTGIAAQIAVPVPGSPVPVTGQTFAALLIGTALGARRGFLSLALYALVGMAGMPWFAEASSGWSIPSLGYVFGMLLAATVVGALARRGGDRSVLRTAGTMVLGSAIIYAIGVPYLALSTGMSLSAAVAAGLVPFLIGDALKAALAMGALPAAWKVLGRRG; from the coding sequence ATGAGCACTGCTGCCGCCCCCGTCCGCTCCGGAGCGGTCCTCGCCGACCTGCTGCCCGCAGCCCGGCACCGCTACGCCGTGGACGCGGCCCTCGTCCTCGGCGGCGCCGCCCTGACCGGCATCGCGGCCCAGATCGCCGTCCCGGTCCCCGGCTCGCCGGTCCCGGTCACCGGCCAGACCTTCGCCGCGCTCCTCATCGGCACCGCCCTGGGCGCCCGCCGCGGCTTCCTCTCCCTCGCGCTGTACGCGCTCGTCGGCATGGCCGGCATGCCGTGGTTCGCCGAGGCCTCCTCGGGCTGGTCGATCCCGTCCCTGGGCTACGTCTTCGGCATGCTCCTGGCCGCGACCGTCGTCGGCGCCCTCGCCCGGCGCGGCGGCGACCGCTCCGTGCTGCGCACCGCGGGCACGATGGTCCTCGGCTCCGCGATCATCTACGCCATCGGCGTGCCCTACCTCGCGCTGTCCACCGGGATGTCGCTGAGCGCCGCCGTCGCCGCCGGCCTCGTTCCCTTCCTGATCGGCGACGCCCTCAAGGCGGCGCTGGCCATGGGCGCGCTCCCCGCCGCCTGGAAGGTCCTCGGCCGCCGAGGCTGA
- a CDS encoding PP2C family protein-serine/threonine phosphatase: MARSGGVDDFWARWRRNLHRARIGLRKSGVDYFRGDGSDWIALAGLLLTIPAITCATVVSPVWFDPAALALPIVAGGLLLRPASLLGLYATAAGALIIEALTLGPYLDGPARVTPGTVLVVAACGFFGLILAQFRARVGVPWRRGGTMLFDLRERIRVQSSLPRLPQGWHREMALRPAGGQSFSGDFVVAARTHGGRTLEAVLTDVSGKGMDAGSRALLLSGAFGGLLGSLPPHAFLPAANGYLLRQDWDEGFATSIHLVLDLESGDYEVYSAGHPPALQLHAGSGQWEEKSGEGPLLGVYDGAEFDAVKGSLAPGDVLMLFTDGLVEASDRDMSEGIDRLTGEADRYVSTGFEGAAWHLIEACAKDVNDDRALLLLSRRA; the protein is encoded by the coding sequence ATGGCCCGTAGCGGAGGAGTAGACGACTTCTGGGCCCGGTGGCGCAGAAACCTGCACCGGGCCCGCATCGGCCTGCGCAAATCCGGGGTCGACTACTTCCGCGGCGACGGCTCCGACTGGATCGCCCTGGCCGGTCTGCTGCTGACGATCCCGGCCATCACCTGCGCCACCGTCGTGAGCCCGGTCTGGTTCGACCCGGCAGCCCTCGCCCTGCCCATCGTGGCGGGCGGCCTCCTGCTGCGCCCCGCCAGCCTGCTGGGCCTCTACGCCACGGCCGCCGGCGCGCTGATCATCGAGGCGCTCACCCTCGGCCCGTATCTGGACGGCCCCGCCCGGGTCACCCCGGGCACCGTGCTCGTGGTCGCCGCCTGCGGATTCTTCGGGCTGATCCTGGCCCAGTTCCGGGCCCGGGTCGGCGTGCCCTGGCGGCGCGGCGGCACGATGCTCTTCGATCTGCGCGAACGCATCCGGGTCCAGAGCTCCCTGCCCCGGCTCCCCCAGGGCTGGCACCGCGAGATGGCCCTGCGCCCGGCCGGCGGCCAGTCGTTCTCCGGAGACTTCGTCGTCGCGGCCCGCACCCACGGGGGCCGCACGCTGGAGGCCGTCCTCACCGACGTCTCCGGCAAGGGCATGGACGCGGGCTCCCGGGCCCTGCTGCTGTCCGGCGCCTTCGGCGGGCTGCTCGGCTCTCTGCCCCCGCACGCCTTCCTGCCCGCCGCCAACGGCTATCTGCTGCGGCAGGACTGGGACGAGGGCTTCGCCACCTCGATCCACCTGGTGCTGGACCTGGAGTCGGGCGACTACGAGGTCTACTCCGCCGGCCATCCGCCCGCCCTCCAACTGCACGCGGGCAGTGGCCAGTGGGAGGAGAAGTCGGGGGAGGGCCCGCTGCTCGGCGTCTACGACGGGGCCGAGTTCGACGCGGTGAAGGGATCGCTCGCGCCCGGCGACGTGCTGATGCTGTTCACCGACGGTCTCGTGGAGGCCTCCGACCGGGACATGTCCGAGGGCATCGACCGGCTCACGGGCGAGGCCGACCGCTATGTCTCCACCGGCTTCGAGGGCGCGGCCTGGCACCTGATCGAGGCCTGCGCCAAGGACGTCAACGACGACCGGGCCCTGCTGCTGCTCTCCCGCCGGGCCTGA
- a CDS encoding FAD-binding oxidoreductase — protein MSSQPTGSAPATFQTGFPIRPGRLVEAATPDDVREAVAYAAARGLPVAAHATGHGLPGAVEGGVLIVTRALDSVAVDPVRRTARIGAGATWGAVTAAAIPHGLAPLNGSSPSVGAVAYTLGGGLGILAREFGYAADHVRSLEVVTADGVLRRVTPEREPELFWGLRGGGHRLGVVTALEIGLVAVERLYGGSIAFAGERAAEVAGRYTEWTRTVPDALTSSLAALVYPDLPQLPEELRGRYVVSVRVAFTGDAAEGGRLVAPLRKIGPVLADSLREMPYAESPSIHSDPPFPHAYYGEGLMLRGLDAGRAARVLELTGPGAPMMTVVQLNHLGGALARRPDVANAVPHRDAGFLLRLLSPLDGTDVAAVRSLYGEVSGVLGPLVRGRSLNFSFGGGDRTAGFHEPETAKRLAGLVSQFDPAGLFGGPY, from the coding sequence ATGTCGTCCCAGCCCACCGGATCCGCACCCGCCACCTTCCAGACCGGCTTCCCGATCCGGCCCGGCCGGCTGGTCGAGGCCGCCACCCCCGACGACGTACGGGAGGCCGTGGCGTACGCCGCCGCGCGCGGGCTCCCCGTCGCCGCGCACGCCACCGGCCACGGGCTGCCCGGAGCGGTCGAGGGCGGCGTCCTCATCGTCACCCGCGCCCTGGACTCCGTCGCCGTCGACCCGGTCCGCCGCACCGCCCGGATCGGCGCGGGCGCGACCTGGGGCGCGGTGACCGCGGCGGCCATCCCGCACGGGCTGGCCCCGCTCAACGGCTCGTCGCCCTCGGTGGGCGCGGTCGCGTACACGCTGGGCGGCGGGCTGGGCATCCTGGCCCGGGAGTTCGGGTACGCCGCCGACCATGTGCGGTCGCTGGAGGTGGTGACCGCCGACGGGGTCCTGCGCCGGGTCACGCCGGAGCGCGAGCCGGAGCTCTTCTGGGGGCTGCGCGGCGGCGGGCACCGGCTGGGGGTGGTGACCGCCCTGGAGATCGGCCTGGTGGCGGTGGAGCGGCTGTACGGGGGCTCGATCGCCTTTGCCGGGGAGCGGGCGGCCGAGGTGGCGGGCCGCTACACGGAGTGGACCCGGACCGTGCCGGATGCGCTCACTTCGTCGCTGGCGGCGCTGGTCTACCCGGATCTGCCGCAGCTGCCCGAGGAGTTGCGCGGGCGGTACGTCGTCTCCGTGCGGGTCGCCTTCACGGGGGACGCGGCCGAGGGCGGGCGGCTGGTGGCCCCGTTGCGGAAGATCGGTCCGGTGCTCGCGGACTCGTTGCGCGAGATGCCGTACGCCGAGAGCCCCTCCATCCACAGCGATCCGCCGTTCCCGCACGCGTACTACGGGGAGGGGCTGATGCTCCGGGGGCTGGACGCGGGGCGGGCGGCCCGGGTGCTGGAGCTGACCGGGCCCGGGGCCCCGATGATGACGGTGGTGCAGCTCAACCACCTCGGCGGGGCGTTGGCCCGGCGGCCGGACGTGGCGAACGCGGTGCCCCACCGGGACGCGGGCTTCCTCCTGCGGCTGCTGTCGCCGCTGGACGGGACGGACGTGGCGGCGGTGCGCTCGCTGTACGGGGAGGTGTCCGGGGTGCTGGGGCCGCTCGTCCGGGGGCGGTCGCTGAACTTCTCCTTCGGCGGCGGGGACCGTACCGCCGGTTTCCATGAGCCGGAAACGGCGAAGAGGCTCGCCGGCCTGGTCTCCCAGTTCGATCCGGCGGGCCTCTTCGGGGGTCCCTACTAG
- a CDS encoding amino acid permease has translation MTSQTTLAKPGQEPGEPDRPDSSGGLQAGLKNRHLSMIAIGGVIGAGLFVGSSAGIAAAGPAILVSYAMVGLMVVLVMRMLGEMAAARPSSGSFSAYADQALGRWAGFSIGWLYWFFWVVVLAVEATAGAKILESWIPGVPQWAWALIVMVVLTATNLVSVGSYGEFEFWFAGIKVVAIGAFVVIGFLAVFGFLAVFGFLPGTDNAGSGLAHLTDSGGFFPEGPGAILTGVLMVVFSFMGSEIVTLAAGESSDPQRAVSKATNSVIWRIAVFYLGSIFVVLTLLPWNDPSIVEKGSYVAALDVIGIPHAGQVMDFIVLTAVLSCLNSGLYTASRMAFSLGERGDAPKSFAKVNKRGVPQTAILSSVVFGFVAVFFNYQWPDTVFQFLLNSSGAVALFVWLVICFTQLRMRGIILRETPGKLVVRMWLFPYLTWATIAMISFVLVYMLTDDTAREQVVLSLLVAALVVGISLFREVRGRKAVAK, from the coding sequence ATGACGTCGCAGACGACGTTGGCGAAGCCGGGCCAGGAGCCCGGTGAGCCGGACCGGCCGGACTCGTCGGGCGGGCTTCAGGCAGGTCTGAAGAACCGCCACCTCTCGATGATCGCGATCGGCGGTGTGATCGGCGCGGGCCTCTTCGTCGGTTCCAGCGCGGGCATCGCGGCCGCGGGCCCGGCGATCCTGGTGTCGTACGCGATGGTCGGCCTGATGGTCGTCCTCGTGATGCGGATGCTCGGCGAGATGGCCGCCGCCCGGCCGAGCTCCGGTTCCTTCTCCGCCTACGCCGACCAGGCGCTCGGCCGTTGGGCCGGCTTCTCCATCGGCTGGCTCTACTGGTTCTTCTGGGTCGTGGTGCTCGCCGTCGAGGCCACGGCGGGCGCGAAGATCCTGGAGAGCTGGATCCCCGGGGTGCCCCAGTGGGCCTGGGCGCTGATCGTGATGGTCGTGCTGACCGCCACCAACCTGGTCTCGGTGGGCAGTTACGGCGAGTTCGAGTTCTGGTTCGCCGGGATCAAGGTCGTGGCGATCGGCGCGTTCGTGGTCATCGGCTTCCTCGCGGTCTTCGGCTTCCTCGCGGTCTTCGGCTTCCTGCCCGGGACGGACAACGCGGGGTCGGGTCTGGCGCATCTGACGGACAGCGGCGGCTTCTTCCCCGAGGGTCCGGGCGCGATCCTGACCGGTGTGCTGATGGTCGTCTTCTCGTTCATGGGCAGTGAGATCGTGACGCTGGCCGCCGGTGAGTCGTCGGACCCGCAGCGGGCCGTCTCGAAGGCCACGAACAGCGTGATCTGGCGTATCGCCGTCTTCTACCTCGGCTCGATCTTCGTCGTGCTGACGCTGCTGCCGTGGAACGACCCGTCGATCGTCGAGAAGGGCAGCTATGTCGCCGCCCTCGACGTGATCGGGATCCCGCACGCCGGGCAGGTCATGGACTTCATCGTCCTGACGGCCGTGCTGTCCTGTCTCAACTCCGGCCTCTACACCGCCTCGCGGATGGCGTTCTCGCTCGGCGAGCGGGGTGACGCGCCGAAGTCCTTCGCCAAGGTCAACAAGCGCGGTGTGCCGCAGACGGCGATCCTGTCCTCGGTCGTCTTCGGCTTCGTGGCGGTGTTCTTCAACTACCAGTGGCCCGACACGGTGTTCCAGTTCCTGCTGAACTCCTCCGGCGCGGTCGCGCTCTTCGTGTGGCTGGTCATCTGCTTCACCCAGCTGCGGATGCGCGGGATCATCCTGCGCGAGACCCCCGGCAAGCTGGTCGTACGGATGTGGCTCTTCCCGTACCTCACCTGGGCGACGATCGCGATGATCTCCTTCGTCCTGGTCTACATGCTGACCGACGACACCGCCCGCGAGCAGGTCGTGCTGTCGTTGCTGGTCGCGGCCCTGGTGGTGGGCATCTCGCTGTTCCGGGAGGTGCGCGGCCGCAAGGCCGTCGCCAAGTGA
- a CDS encoding acyltransferase family protein, whose protein sequence is MFQAPSAFQRAPLPPATREPEPRHEQTLTATAPRPTHAPSARGAAAPAPAAAKKRDPYFDNVKYLAIVLVAVAHAWEPVMDGSRATRALYMIVYTFHMPAFILISGYFSRSFDMTPPKVKRLITSVVVPYVLFETAYSLFKRYADDSPDMAISLIDPFFLTWFLIALFIWRVTTPIWRTLRHPLPVALAIAVLASVSPEIGDDLDLQRVLQFLPFFVLGLLMKPEHFQLVRRREVRLLSLPLFAGALLFAYWVAPHMQLGWFYRANSAQEMDAPWWSGAVMTLAMFGCALALTVGFLAWVPGRARWFTALGAGTICGYLLHGFLIKGAEYAGLFDSYAWLSGPVGLVVVSLTAAVAVTLMCTPLVGRALRWATEPDLKWAFRKDPARR, encoded by the coding sequence ATGTTCCAAGCTCCGAGCGCATTTCAGAGGGCTCCGCTCCCCCCGGCGACCCGGGAGCCGGAGCCCAGACACGAGCAGACGCTCACCGCCACCGCACCCCGCCCCACCCACGCTCCCAGCGCTCGGGGCGCCGCCGCTCCGGCACCCGCGGCGGCGAAAAAGCGTGATCCCTACTTCGACAATGTGAAGTATCTGGCCATCGTTCTCGTCGCGGTGGCGCACGCCTGGGAACCCGTGATGGACGGAAGCCGCGCCACCCGGGCGCTGTACATGATCGTGTACACGTTCCACATGCCGGCCTTCATCCTCATCTCCGGCTACTTCTCCCGCTCGTTCGACATGACCCCGCCCAAGGTGAAGCGGCTGATCACCTCGGTCGTGGTGCCGTACGTGCTGTTCGAGACGGCGTATTCGCTCTTCAAGCGGTACGCGGACGATTCGCCCGACATGGCGATCAGCCTGATCGACCCGTTCTTCCTGACCTGGTTCCTGATCGCCCTGTTCATCTGGCGGGTGACCACGCCGATCTGGCGCACGCTGCGCCATCCGCTGCCGGTGGCGCTCGCCATCGCCGTGCTCGCCTCCGTCTCCCCCGAGATCGGCGACGACCTCGACCTCCAGCGGGTGCTGCAGTTCCTGCCGTTCTTCGTGCTCGGCCTGCTGATGAAGCCCGAGCACTTCCAGCTGGTCAGGCGGCGCGAGGTGCGGCTGCTGTCGCTGCCGCTGTTCGCCGGCGCGCTGCTCTTCGCGTACTGGGTCGCCCCGCACATGCAGCTCGGCTGGTTCTACCGCGCCAACAGCGCGCAGGAGATGGACGCGCCGTGGTGGTCCGGCGCCGTGATGACCCTCGCGATGTTCGGCTGCGCCCTGGCGCTGACCGTCGGCTTCCTGGCCTGGGTGCCCGGCCGGGCCCGGTGGTTCACGGCGCTCGGGGCCGGAACGATCTGCGGCTACCTGCTGCACGGCTTCCTGATCAAGGGGGCCGAGTACGCAGGTCTGTTCGACAGCTACGCCTGGCTCTCCGGCCCGGTCGGGCTGGTGGTCGTCTCGCTCACCGCGGCGGTGGCCGTGACGCTCATGTGCACCCCGTTGGTGGGGCGCGCCCTGAGGTGGGCCACCGAGCCGGACCTGAAGTGGGCGTTCCGGAAGGACCCCGCGCGCCGTTGA
- a CDS encoding HD domain-containing protein, producing the protein MTGHDLSVAEVEAIAREAHARQTDKAGRPYVEHLAAVARGVRERGGDDRQIAAAWLHDAIEDAALPAQWLAAAALPQEVKDMVLAVTKRPGEELSSYAARILATPGALLVKEADLAHNADPVRLAVLDAATRTRLTAKYAQVRALLGLAGDESPLDRKNPANPETH; encoded by the coding sequence ATGACTGGACACGATCTGAGCGTCGCCGAGGTGGAGGCCATCGCTCGCGAAGCCCATGCGCGGCAGACCGACAAGGCGGGCCGCCCGTACGTGGAACACCTGGCGGCGGTGGCGAGAGGGGTACGGGAGCGGGGCGGCGACGACCGGCAGATCGCGGCGGCCTGGCTGCACGACGCGATCGAGGACGCCGCGCTCCCGGCCCAGTGGCTGGCGGCCGCCGCCCTGCCGCAGGAGGTCAAGGACATGGTCCTGGCGGTGACCAAGCGGCCGGGCGAGGAGCTGTCCTCGTACGCCGCACGGATCCTGGCCACCCCGGGCGCGCTGCTCGTCAAGGAGGCGGACCTCGCCCACAACGCGGATCCCGTCCGCCTCGCGGTCCTGGACGCGGCGACGCGTACCCGACTGACGGCGAAGTATGCGCAGGTGCGGGCGCTGTTGGGGCTGGCCGGCGACGAATCACCCCTGGACCGAAAGAATCCGGCCAACCCGGAGACGCACTGA